A portion of the Oscillospiraceae bacterium genome contains these proteins:
- a CDS encoding ABC transporter substrate-binding protein: MKKISRRSFLAAAAVSAAALALTACGGASSSVASSVASSAAASSSASGSLATVVAGKLTMATNATFPPYEMTTDSGDIAGIDIDTAKAIAEKLGLELQVDDMEFDAALLSVQQGKADMVMAGVTVTDERKAVMDFSDSYATGIQSIIVPNGSDIASPDDLAGKKIGTQRGTTGYIYCSDDFGDDAVVAYDSGLTAVQALNNGQVDAVVIDNAPAKEYVAANPGLKVLDTSYAEEDYAIGLAKGSALEDAINAALEELKADGTLQSIVDKYITAE; the protein is encoded by the coding sequence ATGAAAAAGATCTCTCGTCGCAGCTTCCTGGCTGCTGCCGCCGTTTCCGCTGCTGCCCTGGCCCTGACCGCCTGCGGTGGTGCTTCTTCCAGCGTAGCTTCTTCTGTAGCCAGCAGCGCAGCTGCTTCCAGCTCTGCTTCTGGCAGCCTGGCCACCGTGGTGGCTGGCAAGCTGACCATGGCCACCAACGCCACCTTCCCTCCCTACGAGATGACCACCGACTCCGGTGACATCGCGGGCATCGACATCGACACCGCCAAGGCCATTGCTGAAAAGCTGGGCCTGGAGCTGCAGGTGGACGACATGGAGTTTGACGCCGCACTGCTCAGCGTGCAGCAGGGCAAGGCTGATATGGTCATGGCTGGCGTTACCGTTACCGACGAGCGCAAGGCTGTGATGGACTTCTCCGACAGCTACGCCACCGGCATCCAGTCCATCATCGTGCCCAATGGCTCCGACATTGCTTCTCCCGATGACCTGGCCGGCAAAAAGATCGGCACCCAGCGTGGCACCACCGGCTACATCTACTGCTCCGACGACTTCGGCGATGACGCCGTGGTGGCCTACGACAGCGGCCTGACCGCCGTGCAGGCCCTGAACAACGGCCAGGTGGACGCTGTGGTCATCGACAACGCCCCTGCCAAGGAATATGTGGCCGCCAACCCCGGCCTGAAGGTGCTGGACACCAGCTACGCCGAGGAGGACTACGCCATCGGCCTGGCCAAGGGCTCTGCCCTGGAGGATGCCATCAACGCTGCTCTGGAGGAGCTGAAGGCTGACGGCACCCTGCAGTCCATCGTGGACAAGTACATCACTGCAGAGTAA
- a CDS encoding SseB family protein encodes MARRTDGGVRFRPVGSSRHPRTPVRYSPGGTGCPAIEQAIERLYHGQNEESFWALMGALNYALELETHVLVPLQTAPGTPPTPAPWAENPVPQQKARGLALWTLKNKDRTWLPLFTSSAAACVDRSTAARPMADYTLQDAMELVLDAPDIDGVVIDPWGHSATLDEALLNGLLHAGHNPEEPGDEEVEAGREAARAGDWRMAADHYDEAAQQGNAMGLSLLADCLYRGRGEMQNKTEARRMWRTAADHGEVLAMLSLGEDCAARGEAGKALLYYRKARQTAQGMPDIEYTPRICLRLAQAETRYVSAKKAMALAAEAAQGFAILAREKEPDAAELQAEAEQLLRELADPKPRNTAYNIDSLQLD; translated from the coding sequence ATGGCAAGAAGAACAGACGGCGGGGTGCGCTTCCGCCCGGTGGGCAGCAGCCGGCACCCGCGCACGCCGGTGCGCTACAGCCCCGGCGGCACCGGCTGCCCGGCGATCGAGCAGGCGATCGAGCGGCTGTATCACGGGCAGAACGAGGAGAGCTTCTGGGCCCTGATGGGGGCTCTGAACTACGCGCTGGAGCTGGAGACCCATGTTCTGGTGCCGCTGCAGACGGCCCCGGGCACACCGCCCACCCCGGCCCCCTGGGCCGAGAACCCCGTCCCGCAGCAAAAGGCCAGAGGGCTTGCGCTCTGGACCCTGAAAAACAAGGACCGTACCTGGCTGCCGCTGTTCACCTCCAGCGCAGCTGCCTGCGTGGACCGCAGCACGGCGGCCCGCCCCATGGCGGACTACACCCTGCAGGACGCCATGGAACTGGTGCTGGATGCGCCGGACATCGACGGCGTGGTCATCGACCCGTGGGGCCACTCGGCCACACTGGATGAGGCCCTGCTCAACGGCCTGCTCCACGCGGGCCACAACCCGGAGGAGCCGGGAGACGAAGAAGTAGAAGCCGGGCGGGAAGCGGCCCGCGCCGGGGACTGGCGCATGGCGGCCGACCACTACGACGAAGCCGCCCAGCAGGGCAATGCCATGGGTCTCTCGCTGCTGGCCGACTGCCTGTACCGGGGCCGGGGCGAGATGCAGAACAAGACCGAGGCCCGCCGGATGTGGCGCACCGCCGCCGACCACGGCGAGGTGCTGGCCATGCTGTCGCTGGGCGAGGACTGCGCTGCCCGGGGCGAAGCGGGCAAGGCCCTGCTGTACTACCGCAAAGCCCGACAGACGGCGCAGGGCATGCCGGACATCGAGTATACCCCGCGCATCTGTCTGCGCCTTGCCCAGGCCGAGACCCGCTACGTCTCGGCCAAAAAGGCCATGGCACTGGCGGCAGAGGCCGCCCAGGGCTTTGCCATCCTGGCCCGGGAGAAGGAACCGGATGCGGCCGAATTGCAGGCAGAAGCGGAACAGCTGCTGCGGGAACTGGCCGATCCGAAGCCCCGGAATACGGCCTACAACATAGATTCTTTACAATTGGACTAA
- a CDS encoding amino acid ABC transporter ATP-binding protein has product MKKKGAKQPTPTLDVLKGIDIDIYRGDVVCLIGPSGCGKSTFLRCLNRLEIPTSGSIKFEGVEVDDAHIDAVRQKMGMVFQHFNLFPHLTVKKNLELAPSLLKLKDKEAISQRADELLARVGLADKANVYPKSLSGGQQQRIAIARALAMDPDVILFDEPTSALDPEMVGEVLELMKELAHTGITMLVVTHEMGFAREVSNRVIFIDGGQIQEDEPPQELFSNPKHPRLKAFLSKML; this is encoded by the coding sequence GTGAAGAAAAAGGGCGCAAAGCAGCCCACCCCCACCCTGGACGTGCTCAAGGGCATCGACATCGACATCTACCGCGGCGACGTGGTGTGCCTGATCGGACCCTCCGGCTGCGGCAAGTCCACCTTCCTGCGGTGCCTGAACCGTTTGGAGATCCCCACCTCCGGCTCCATCAAGTTTGAAGGCGTGGAGGTGGACGATGCCCACATCGACGCTGTGCGCCAGAAGATGGGCATGGTGTTCCAGCACTTCAACCTCTTCCCCCACCTGACCGTGAAGAAGAACCTGGAATTGGCCCCCAGCCTGCTGAAGCTGAAGGACAAGGAAGCCATTTCCCAGCGCGCCGACGAGCTGCTGGCCCGTGTGGGTCTGGCCGACAAGGCCAACGTCTACCCCAAGAGCCTGTCCGGCGGCCAGCAGCAGCGCATTGCCATTGCCCGCGCTCTGGCCATGGACCCGGACGTGATCCTGTTCGACGAGCCCACCAGCGCCCTGGACCCTGAGATGGTGGGCGAGGTACTGGAGCTGATGAAGGAGCTGGCCCACACCGGCATCACCATGCTGGTGGTCACCCACGAGATGGGCTTTGCCCGCGAGGTGTCCAACCGCGTGATCTTCATCGACGGCGGCCAGATCCAGGAGGACGAGCCCCCGCAGGAGCTGTTCTCCAACCCCAAGCATCCCCGTCTGAAAGCATTTTTGTCCAAGATGCTCTGA
- the dnaK gene encoding molecular chaperone DnaK — protein MSKVIGIDLGTTNSCVAVVEGGKPVVITNAEGERTTPSVVAFTKDGERLVGGAAKRQIATNSGRTVTSIKRHMGSDYRVHIDGKDLTPQEISAMILAKIRRDAESYLGEPVTEAVITVPAYFDDSQRKATQDAGRIAGLNVLRIINEPTAAAVAYGLDNEAPQKILVYDLGGGTFDVSIIEIEDGTFTVLATGGDTHLGGDDFDERIVEYAVAEFKKSDRIDLSRDPAAMGRLKEEAEKAKKELSSAPSAQLNLPFIAVGKDGPHHLDLSLSRPQFEMMTGDLLARTVTPVQNALRDAGISASQLGKVLLVGGSTRMPAVERQVRELLGCEPSHSLNPDECVAMGAAVQGGLLQGGGKLAGATGAAAQGLVLMDVTPLTLSIETLGGVATPLITRNSMIPTRKSQIFTTARPMQTSVEINVLQGERHFARDNKSLGKFKLNGIRGGFSSKPQIEVTFDIDVNGVVKVSAKDLGTGREQNITITGSTNLSENEIQRAMADAAAYEAEDSRRKERLELHNQAEVLAYKVDEALSKCKKELDRDEKNRIKTDVANLRRCLRKDKPEKMNETEEAALRQAKSQLEESANHLMMLYTSQQQAQGPDQTL, from the coding sequence ATGAGCAAAGTGATCGGCATTGACCTTGGCACAACAAATTCCTGTGTGGCGGTGGTGGAAGGCGGCAAGCCTGTGGTCATCACCAACGCAGAGGGCGAGCGCACCACCCCCAGCGTGGTGGCCTTTACCAAAGACGGTGAGCGTCTGGTGGGCGGCGCGGCCAAGCGGCAGATCGCCACCAACTCCGGCCGCACCGTGACCAGCATCAAGCGCCACATGGGCAGCGATTACCGGGTGCACATCGACGGCAAGGACCTGACCCCGCAGGAGATCAGCGCCATGATCCTGGCCAAGATCCGCCGCGACGCCGAGAGCTATCTGGGCGAGCCGGTGACCGAGGCCGTTATCACGGTGCCCGCCTACTTCGACGACAGCCAGCGCAAGGCCACCCAGGACGCCGGACGCATCGCGGGCCTGAACGTGCTGCGCATCATCAACGAGCCGACGGCTGCCGCTGTGGCCTACGGCCTGGACAACGAAGCACCCCAGAAGATCCTGGTGTACGATCTGGGCGGCGGCACCTTTGACGTGTCCATCATCGAGATCGAGGACGGTACTTTTACAGTGCTGGCCACCGGCGGCGACACCCATCTGGGCGGCGATGACTTTGACGAGCGCATCGTGGAGTACGCTGTGGCCGAGTTCAAGAAGTCCGACCGCATCGACCTCTCCCGCGATCCGGCTGCGATGGGCCGCCTGAAGGAGGAAGCGGAAAAGGCCAAGAAGGAGCTGTCCAGTGCACCCTCCGCGCAGCTGAACCTGCCCTTCATCGCGGTGGGCAAGGACGGCCCCCACCATCTGGATCTGTCGCTGTCGCGCCCGCAGTTCGAGATGATGACCGGTGACCTGCTGGCCCGCACCGTGACCCCGGTGCAGAACGCCCTGCGGGATGCCGGGATCTCTGCCAGCCAGCTGGGCAAGGTGCTGCTGGTGGGCGGCAGCACCCGCATGCCCGCCGTGGAGCGCCAGGTGCGGGAGCTGCTGGGCTGCGAGCCCAGCCACAGCCTGAACCCGGACGAGTGCGTGGCCATGGGTGCCGCCGTGCAGGGCGGTCTGCTGCAGGGCGGCGGCAAGCTGGCTGGTGCTACCGGTGCCGCCGCACAGGGTCTGGTGCTGATGGATGTCACCCCGCTGACCCTGTCCATTGAGACGCTGGGCGGCGTGGCCACCCCGCTGATCACCCGCAACAGCATGATCCCCACCCGCAAGAGCCAGATCTTTACCACGGCACGCCCCATGCAGACCAGTGTGGAGATCAACGTGCTGCAGGGCGAGCGCCACTTTGCCCGCGACAACAAGAGCCTGGGCAAGTTCAAGCTCAACGGCATCCGGGGCGGTTTCTCCTCCAAGCCGCAGATCGAGGTCACCTTTGACATCGACGTCAACGGCGTAGTCAAGGTGTCGGCCAAGGATCTGGGCACCGGCCGGGAGCAGAACATCACCATCACCGGCAGCACGAACCTGTCCGAAAACGAGATCCAGCGCGCTATGGCGGATGCCGCGGCCTATGAGGCCGAGGACAGCCGCCGCAAGGAGCGGCTGGAGCTGCACAACCAGGCCGAGGTGCTGGCCTACAAGGTGGACGAGGCCTTGTCCAAGTGCAAAAAGGAGCTGGACCGCGACGAAAAGAACCGCATCAAGACCGATGTGGCCAACCTGCGCCGCTGCCTGCGCAAGGACAAGCCCGAGAAGATGAACGAGACCGAGGAAGCGGCCCTGCGGCAGGCCAAGAGCCAGCTGGAGGAAAGCGCCAACCACCTGATGATGCTGTATACCAGCCAGCAGCAGGCCCAGGGCCCGGACCAGACCCTGTGA
- a CDS encoding ABC transporter ATP-binding protein/permease, translating into MLGYLRDYKRESVLAPLFKMLEATFDLFVPLVMADIVNVGIAAHDLHYILVRCGILLVLAVIGLTCSLTAQYFSAKAAVGYSTALRHALFAHIQSLSFSEMDTLGTSTLITRMTSDINQVQSGLNLFLRLFLRSPFVVIGAMVMAFTVNARATLIFVVAIPLLSVVVFGVMVITRPLYKTAQVRLDRVLGLTRENLTGVRVVRAFDKEQDEIDRFENANDLLTRMQLHVGHLSALMSPLTYVIINIAIVALLYVGSIEINVGGMASGDVIALVNYMNQILIELVKLANLIVQVSKALACAGRVQAVLDTKPGMDFPAELRSEVPADKTGDAVRFDHVSLTYAGAGAPSLSDISFTAKRGQTIGVIGGTGSGKSSLVNLIPRFYDATEGTVEILGRPAADYPREALRGKVNVVMQKAQLFGGTIRSNLLWGNKNATDAELWAALETAQAAEFVQAKPLGLDEPVEQGGRNLSGGQKQRLTIARALVGKPDILILDDSASALDYATDAALRKALAALPGSLTVFIVSQRAASLQHADQILVLDDGRLVGLGTHDQLRQSCPVYEEIYESQFKKGDVQK; encoded by the coding sequence ATGCTTGGCTATCTGAGGGACTACAAGCGCGAGAGCGTGCTTGCCCCCCTGTTCAAGATGCTGGAAGCCACATTTGACCTGTTCGTGCCGCTGGTCATGGCCGATATCGTCAACGTGGGCATTGCCGCCCACGACCTGCACTACATCCTGGTGCGGTGCGGCATCCTGCTTGTGCTGGCCGTCATCGGCCTGACCTGCAGCCTCACGGCGCAGTATTTTTCCGCCAAGGCGGCGGTGGGCTACTCCACCGCCCTGCGGCATGCCCTGTTTGCCCACATCCAGAGCCTGAGCTTTTCGGAGATGGACACCCTGGGCACCAGCACCCTCATCACCCGCATGACCAGCGACATCAACCAGGTGCAGAGCGGCCTGAACCTGTTTTTGCGCCTGTTCCTGCGCAGCCCCTTTGTGGTGATCGGTGCCATGGTCATGGCCTTCACGGTCAACGCGCGGGCCACCCTGATCTTTGTGGTGGCCATCCCGCTGCTGAGTGTGGTGGTGTTCGGCGTGATGGTCATCACCCGCCCGCTGTACAAGACCGCGCAGGTGCGGCTGGACCGTGTGCTGGGCCTGACCCGTGAGAACCTGACCGGTGTGCGCGTGGTGCGTGCCTTTGACAAGGAGCAGGACGAGATCGACCGCTTCGAGAACGCCAACGACCTGCTGACCAGAATGCAGCTCCATGTGGGCCATCTTTCGGCCCTGATGAGCCCGCTGACCTATGTGATCATCAACATTGCCATCGTGGCACTGCTGTATGTGGGCAGCATTGAGATCAACGTGGGCGGCATGGCCTCCGGCGACGTGATCGCGCTGGTGAACTATATGAACCAGATCCTGATCGAGCTGGTCAAGCTGGCCAACCTGATCGTGCAGGTAAGCAAAGCGCTGGCCTGCGCCGGCCGTGTGCAGGCTGTGCTGGACACCAAGCCCGGCATGGACTTCCCCGCCGAGCTGCGCAGCGAGGTGCCCGCCGACAAGACCGGTGACGCCGTGCGCTTTGACCATGTGAGCCTGACCTATGCCGGGGCCGGCGCACCCAGCCTGTCCGACATCAGCTTTACCGCCAAGCGCGGCCAGACCATCGGCGTCATCGGCGGCACCGGCAGCGGCAAGTCCAGCCTGGTCAACCTGATCCCCCGCTTTTACGACGCCACCGAGGGCACCGTGGAGATCCTGGGCCGCCCGGCTGCGGACTACCCCCGCGAGGCCCTGCGCGGCAAGGTGAATGTGGTCATGCAGAAGGCCCAGCTGTTCGGCGGCACCATCCGCTCCAACCTGCTGTGGGGCAACAAGAATGCCACCGACGCCGAGCTGTGGGCGGCCCTGGAGACCGCACAGGCGGCAGAATTTGTCCAGGCAAAGCCCCTTGGCCTGGACGAGCCCGTGGAACAGGGCGGCCGGAACCTTTCCGGCGGCCAGAAGCAGCGCCTGACCATTGCCCGTGCACTGGTGGGCAAGCCGGACATTCTGATCCTGGACGACAGCGCCAGCGCCCTGGACTACGCCACCGACGCGGCCCTGCGCAAGGCACTGGCCGCTCTGCCCGGCAGCCTGACCGTGTTCATCGTGAGCCAGCGCGCTGCCAGCCTGCAGCACGCCGACCAGATCCTTGTGCTGGATGACGGCAGGCTGGTGGGCCTTGGCACCCACGACCAGCTGCGCCAGAGCTGCCCGGTGTACGAAGAGATCTATGAGAGCCAGTTCAAGAAAGGGGATGTGCAGAAATGA
- a CDS encoding amino acid ABC transporter permease: MAAQYELLKELLNSGTSLTFGQEVFYKFYQAFLLKDRWLQYIDGVGTTLLVTAIALALGVVLGSVVAMVRVTHDQQRPGHKNPVLGFFNAVCEVYATIIRGTPMMVQLLIMSMVIFSNSRNFTMVGALTLGINSGAYVSEIIRGGLMAVDPGQMEAGRSLGLNYMTTMVVIIIPQAIRAVLPALGNEFIVLLKDTSLITVIGGKELLYAAQGIMNRTYDAMFPLLGVAAIYLVLVMLLTWLLGKFERRLAQSDR; this comes from the coding sequence ATGGCTGCTCAATACGAACTGCTCAAAGAGCTGCTGAACAGCGGCACGAGCCTGACCTTCGGGCAGGAGGTCTTTTACAAATTTTATCAGGCCTTTCTCCTGAAGGACCGCTGGCTCCAGTACATTGATGGCGTAGGCACCACCCTGCTGGTCACCGCCATTGCATTGGCCCTGGGCGTGGTGCTGGGCAGTGTGGTGGCCATGGTCCGTGTGACCCACGACCAGCAGCGTCCCGGCCACAAGAACCCGGTGCTGGGCTTCTTCAACGCAGTGTGCGAGGTGTACGCCACCATCATCCGTGGCACCCCCATGATGGTGCAGCTGCTGATCATGAGCATGGTCATCTTTTCCAACAGCCGCAACTTTACCATGGTAGGTGCCCTGACCCTGGGCATCAACTCCGGTGCCTATGTGTCCGAGATCATCCGGGGCGGCCTGATGGCCGTGGACCCGGGCCAGATGGAGGCCGGCCGCAGCCTGGGCCTGAACTACATGACCACCATGGTGGTGATCATCATTCCCCAGGCCATCCGTGCGGTGCTGCCTGCCCTGGGCAACGAATTCATTGTTCTGCTGAAGGATACCTCCCTGATCACGGTCATTGGCGGCAAGGAGCTGCTGTACGCCGCACAGGGCATTATGAACCGCACCTACGACGCCATGTTCCCCCTGCTGGGCGTTGCAGCCATTTACCTGGTACTGGTGATGCTGCTTACCTGGCTGCTGGGCAAGTTTGAGAGGAGGCTGGCACAAAGTGACCGCTAA